A stretch of the Mycobacteroides immunogenum genome encodes the following:
- a CDS encoding aldo/keto reductase produces the protein MTLNSGSAIPQLGFGVWQVPSDGAQAAVATALQVGYRSIDTAKVYENEEGTGRAIAESGIPRGDVFLTTKLWNADQGYDNALRAFDASLERLGTDYVDLYLIHWPVPELDEYVASFKALQRIQADGRAKSIGVSNFTVDNLKRVIDETGEVPALNQIELHPRFTQPELRAFHAEYGIATEAWSPLGQGTILEDATIGAIALAHNVTAAQVILRWHLQLGNVVIPKSVTPARIAANFDVFGFELGTDEVERITALDAADGRIGPDPATFNLR, from the coding sequence GTGACGCTCAACTCCGGATCGGCGATTCCGCAGCTCGGCTTCGGCGTATGGCAGGTACCCAGCGATGGCGCCCAGGCCGCCGTCGCGACCGCACTGCAGGTCGGGTATCGGTCGATAGACACCGCCAAGGTGTACGAGAACGAGGAAGGCACCGGCCGCGCCATCGCGGAGTCGGGAATTCCACGCGGCGATGTCTTCCTAACGACCAAACTGTGGAACGCCGACCAGGGCTACGACAATGCGCTGCGGGCCTTTGACGCCTCCCTGGAGCGGCTGGGTACCGACTACGTGGACCTGTACCTCATCCATTGGCCCGTGCCCGAGCTCGATGAGTACGTCGCGAGCTTCAAGGCTCTACAGCGGATCCAGGCCGACGGGCGCGCCAAGTCCATCGGCGTCAGCAACTTCACTGTGGACAACCTCAAGCGCGTCATCGACGAGACCGGAGAGGTGCCCGCCCTCAACCAGATCGAGCTGCACCCGCGATTCACCCAACCCGAACTGCGGGCATTCCACGCCGAATATGGCATCGCCACCGAAGCATGGTCGCCGCTGGGGCAGGGCACGATCTTGGAGGATGCGACCATCGGCGCCATCGCCCTGGCACACAACGTGACCGCGGCACAGGTGATTCTGCGTTGGCACCTGCAGCTGGGCAACGTGGTGATCCCCAAGTCGGTGACACCGGCACGAATCGCCGCCAACTTCGATGTGTTCGGCTTCGAACTCGGCACCGACGAGGTGGAGCGCATCACCGCGCTCGACGCCGCCGACGGCCGCATCGGCCCCGATCCGGCGACGTTCAACCTGCGCTAA